In the Paenibacillus sp. FSL H7-0357 genome, one interval contains:
- a CDS encoding CBM35 domain-containing protein, which translates to MRSVRKGMIIFLIMILLFTTFVQGTVTADSLSGTSSAGSVNQTSQSQHWAQSSIDKWTRLGVVKGYEDGTFHPNQQVTRAELATMINRIFGYTQASGQSFTDVPKDAWYSNALSIAKEAGYYEGFPGNLAKATTSVSRQDAVTLIVKAFYLKSQVDGASKSYSDYDAIRPYAREAIAALSDVLKGYPDGSFKPDKSISRAEVVKVFDSLVSELYSSAGTYNGGKINNHAVISADGVTLKDSDISGNLYLSAGIGNGDATLEKSQIKGITYVAGGGENSIHMNQTTVGDLVVQRPDGKVRIVFSKKSNAGNIIVNSPAILAFDSDSSVNHLTINSGGAGTIIEGAGTISEITVLADGVTVNGQMLTKNTSYVLKQGKLEVVGTKTNTTGTTGNGTSGSGNPVDPVNPENKTIDLVDVNATAETGSLFQYLNEVRGTQVLFGHQHDTTEGLSITAKDGTQSDVLNAVGDLPGVFGWDTLSLEGKEKPGVGLNNKQQNRDNLVAVMKKAYEEGGVVTLSAHMPNFVTGGSFNDTKGKVVSSILPGGEKHEEYNQFLDLIADFANNLKDDDNKQIPVIFRPFHEQNGGWFWWGAPYRTKEQYIELYRYTVEYLRDVKGVNNFLYAYSPNSSFNNSEATYMETYPGDEYVDILGFDSYYNGNSEGWFGGVLQDAKLVSRLADSKGKVAALTEFGYSNLRPSGTNDLHFFTKLLDALKSDPDAKKMAYMMTWANFSTDNFFVPYKNGLNGLGDHELLPDLVNYYNDPYTSFNKEVKTDNIYTKDVEASKKNPYLHIATPTNNETVLIESASLIRARVLHQNTEKVVYLIGSDSVEHPMTIDNSGFYYLASWTPGAALSGLSTTITVKSYAKDGSVIKQTIQVYVNDTLPNSNTLVVDTFENYNGNNELLDNAYSPGGDLSTISLDTEHKNSGQYGLKFAYNVGVQGYTGQMKNMDNVNWSEANQLKFWYEPDGSNQKLVVQIKMSGISFEAYPSLAGQTAGEIAIPFSEFKPAPWDTANAGQVITKKYLKDVQTFSIFVNKSSSVAATTGTLYFDDIQAFNDGTGGVPDGGTAAGPQLLYGFETDTEGWTIESNTASAEPVTVTSEASTEGAQALRVAFSLAGTEFELTKNVTLDLSAVDTLSAKVKLSNGTAKARLYIKTGSNWTWTDSGPFDVDSTAFTTLSLPLAGISDLSQVRVIGVKFDSFSGSGNTAAYLDEVRISTDSVIPENPNTIKFEAESGTLNGGVTVSTESGGFSGTGYVTGFKTSGDTLQIPVNLERAGTYMLAIHYKTIGGSKVNTVKLNGTTLANYTFAEAGVWKDAVLGQYDFKAGANTIEIATSWGWMDIDYIQLTGGGGPVTSVNLKSSGASGAVDIPVTLYALADNSAEYRFLARKAGGEWEYVNNYSKNYSYVWAAPGSGEYELKAYARQIGSTAEFDAESAILDYTALPDYTGKPLVNPIFSSQMVLQRDKEVSIWGWAEPGTEISVKLDATAFTGTADANGNWNVPIGVNQTGDSHTITVTGAGQTVTLTDVLFGDVYLTSGQSNMAFPMSQVTNAATEISNANNPNIRFFTVPQLTSRYPVSMVTSEKKWQVASPETVPGLTAVGYFYAKKLTEETGVPVGIIFSAVGGTKIENWTSYETLESMPSLAQAALDIKSGAANIDTATSPTALYNGMIAPVAPYTLKGVLWYQGSANWGEARYYKALPTLIKDWRQTFGDDQLPFTIVQLAAFGTLQSVDNPAQPDTNLGQPIVRDAQLQTVLNDPLTSLVVTTDVGTPGDIHPTNKRDVGERAAISALGKIYNKPIEYSGPIYQSMEKSGNKLILSFDHAGSGLMAGVKVDLVPVTEDTNGLKGFAIAGADGVYHWADAQIVGDTVVVSSEQVSAPVTVKYNWNDSPIGNLYNKDGLPASPFRTDNVSYLSVFGGSGSGFHTPGEAVTIKAPSKAGKKFDKWVGDIGAIADPLSSNTTLVMPNEHFTEVGATYADSSEQPDSIMAYAKDAVLTGAGASFSKTPVSPDTEYAGDGYIWFSGDGTADFTLNIPSNGEYELSFGYYIPNGSKHTSVSINGGASSDITIPDTQGKVAGFSLGKQQLTAGANVVSFAKGWGYYGIEYVKAVAVTETVPNNTIEAESGILTGTTTVATSIGGYSGDGYVAFKNDGSITLTYDAKAAGNYDLVLGYSSPYGDKKTQLTINSGAAVELNLASSGFFTESEAIPVNLVQGSNTILINSGWGYYNLDYIRLTPSVVVENPNIIKFEAESGTLNGGVTVSTESGGFSGTGYVTGFKTSGDTLQIPVNLERAGTYMLAIHYKTAGGSKVNPVSLNGTRIANYNFAETSIWKDAILGQYDFTAGANTIDIGTAWGWMDIDYIQLTGGGGSVTSVNLNSAAGASGAVDTPVTLYALANNSAEYRFLARKAGGEWEYVNNYSKNYSYSWKVPEQGEYELKAYARQIGSTAEFDAESAILKYTALPDYTSKPLVNPMFSSHMVLQRDKDVAIWGWADPGTGISVKLDNTTFSGIADSNGNWKVSIGVNQTGAPHTITVTGAGKNATFTDVLFGDVYLTSGQSNMAFPMSKVTNSATEISNANNPNIRFFTVPQLTSRSPVSMVTSQKQWQVASPDTVPGLTAVGYFFAKKLTEETGVPVGIIFSAVGGTKIENWTSCETLETMPSLAQAALDIKSGAANIDTATSPTVLYNGMIAPVAPYKLKGVLWYQGSANWGEYRYYNALPALIKNWRQTFDDEQLPFTILQLAAYGALQSIDNPAQLENNPGETVIRDAQLQTVLNDPLTSLVVTTDVGTPEDIHPTNKQDVGERAAISVLGKFYNKSIEYSGPIYRSVEKSGNKLILSFDHTGSGLMAGVKVDLVPVTEDLNGLKGFAIAGADGVYHWADAQIVGDTVVVSSEQVSDPVTVKYNWNDSPIGNLYNKDGLPASPFRTDKVYYLSVFGGSGSGPLTPGEAVTIKSPTKVGKKFDKWIGDIGAIANPFASSTTLVMPNKYFTEVASTFVEDDGQTDSLMAYAKDAILNGASFKKVPTSPDTEYSGDGYVWFGGTDGTADFTLTVPSDGEYELSFGYYNPYVVNKKTSVSINGGAYSDITIPNNEGKVAEYSLGKLQLVAGANVISFAKGWGYYGIEYVKAVAVTKTVPNNTIEAESGTLTGTAAVATSVGGYSGDGYVAFKSDGSITLNYDAETAGNYDLVLGYSSPNGDKKTQLVINGGAAVNVDLASSSSFTDREAIPVSLVQGLNTILINSGWGYYNIDYVKLTPSEEVVEPSFPSLVYGFEDQTLQGFALNTASNNQYNTALATNLSVTNAVYAQGNYSIKADFSLVAGGGLFQIRHVGQTDLSGASTITAKVKIVPSDEGTSLAGVRVHLFAQSGESWQGWTISDPFTTQSAVDENGFMTVSLDISSLTTLNFMKAFGLQVRTLSGPTGQATIYVDEITIK; encoded by the coding sequence ATGAGATCGGTAAGAAAGGGTATGATTATTTTTCTGATCATGATTCTGTTATTCACAACATTCGTTCAAGGCACAGTGACTGCTGATTCCTTGTCGGGAACTTCTTCCGCGGGTTCTGTTAATCAGACGTCACAATCACAGCATTGGGCTCAGTCCAGCATCGACAAGTGGACTCGTCTTGGCGTGGTGAAGGGGTACGAGGATGGTACCTTTCATCCCAATCAGCAGGTAACAAGAGCAGAGCTCGCAACGATGATCAATCGGATTTTCGGGTATACTCAGGCTTCCGGGCAATCATTTACCGATGTGCCCAAGGATGCTTGGTACAGCAACGCGCTATCCATAGCCAAAGAAGCTGGATACTATGAAGGTTTCCCTGGAAATCTGGCCAAGGCAACTACATCTGTGTCCAGACAGGATGCAGTAACGCTAATTGTGAAAGCGTTTTATTTGAAGTCCCAGGTAGATGGAGCATCCAAATCTTATTCTGACTATGATGCTATTCGCCCATATGCACGAGAAGCCATCGCTGCTCTAAGTGATGTTTTGAAGGGGTATCCCGACGGTTCATTTAAACCGGATAAATCCATTTCCAGAGCAGAGGTGGTCAAGGTATTTGACTCGTTAGTTTCGGAGTTGTACTCCTCTGCAGGTACCTATAATGGTGGAAAAATCAATAATCATGCCGTTATCAGTGCAGATGGAGTAACGCTTAAGGATTCAGATATTTCAGGCAATCTGTATCTATCTGCCGGGATCGGAAACGGTGATGCAACACTGGAGAAATCGCAAATCAAGGGCATAACTTATGTAGCCGGTGGCGGCGAGAACTCTATTCATATGAATCAGACCACTGTAGGAGATCTTGTAGTTCAGCGTCCTGACGGCAAGGTTCGTATCGTGTTTTCAAAGAAATCGAACGCTGGGAATATTATAGTGAATTCTCCGGCGATTCTAGCCTTCGATAGCGACTCCTCAGTGAATCATTTGACCATTAACAGCGGTGGGGCTGGAACAATCATTGAGGGAGCAGGTACAATTTCTGAAATAACCGTTTTAGCTGATGGTGTGACGGTTAACGGACAAATGCTCACCAAAAACACCAGCTATGTTCTTAAACAAGGCAAGCTTGAGGTTGTAGGCACTAAAACAAATACGACAGGAACGACGGGGAATGGAACTAGTGGTTCCGGCAATCCAGTCGACCCAGTCAATCCAGAGAATAAAACGATTGATTTGGTGGATGTGAATGCTACTGCGGAGACCGGATCGTTGTTCCAATACCTGAATGAAGTTCGGGGAACTCAGGTATTGTTTGGACATCAGCATGATACGACAGAGGGTTTATCTATTACAGCCAAGGATGGTACCCAATCCGATGTGCTAAATGCGGTCGGCGATTTACCGGGAGTGTTCGGCTGGGACACGCTAAGCCTGGAGGGGAAAGAAAAGCCGGGTGTAGGGCTGAACAACAAACAGCAGAATAGGGATAATTTAGTCGCTGTGATGAAGAAGGCGTATGAGGAAGGCGGCGTAGTGACTTTAAGCGCTCATATGCCGAATTTCGTCACCGGAGGCAGCTTCAATGATACTAAAGGCAAGGTTGTATCCAGCATTCTTCCAGGCGGAGAAAAGCATGAGGAGTACAACCAGTTCCTGGATTTGATTGCGGATTTCGCCAACAATCTGAAGGATGATGACAACAAACAGATTCCAGTCATCTTCCGCCCGTTCCATGAGCAAAACGGAGGCTGGTTCTGGTGGGGAGCCCCATACAGAACCAAGGAGCAGTACATTGAGTTATATCGATACACCGTAGAGTATCTGCGTGATGTCAAGGGCGTTAACAACTTCCTGTATGCCTACTCGCCGAACAGTTCGTTCAACAATTCGGAAGCTACCTATATGGAGACTTATCCTGGAGACGAATATGTGGATATCCTTGGCTTTGACTCTTACTATAATGGTAATTCGGAAGGCTGGTTCGGAGGCGTTTTGCAGGATGCCAAGCTGGTCTCCAGACTGGCTGATTCCAAAGGCAAGGTAGCGGCCTTGACGGAATTTGGTTACTCCAATTTGCGGCCGTCCGGAACCAACGATCTTCACTTTTTTACCAAACTGCTGGATGCTTTAAAATCCGATCCGGATGCCAAGAAAATGGCTTATATGATGACCTGGGCCAATTTCAGTACTGATAACTTCTTCGTTCCTTACAAGAACGGGCTGAACGGACTTGGGGATCATGAGCTGCTGCCGGATTTGGTGAATTACTACAATGATCCGTATACTTCCTTTAACAAAGAAGTGAAGACTGACAACATTTACACGAAGGATGTGGAGGCGTCCAAAAAGAATCCTTATCTGCATATCGCAACACCAACCAATAATGAAACAGTTCTTATTGAAAGCGCTTCACTCATTAGGGCACGCGTGTTGCATCAGAATACTGAGAAAGTAGTCTATCTGATCGGCAGTGATTCTGTTGAACATCCGATGACGATTGACAACAGTGGATTCTATTATTTGGCTTCATGGACGCCGGGTGCTGCACTTTCCGGGCTGAGCACGACCATTACAGTCAAATCGTATGCAAAGGACGGCAGCGTCATTAAGCAAACGATTCAAGTATATGTTAATGATACGCTGCCAAATTCAAACACCTTGGTAGTGGATACGTTTGAGAATTACAATGGCAATAATGAACTGCTTGACAATGCATACAGTCCCGGAGGTGACTTGAGCACAATTTCTCTCGACACGGAACACAAGAATAGCGGTCAGTACGGCCTGAAATTCGCTTACAACGTAGGGGTTCAAGGATATACCGGACAAATGAAGAATATGGACAATGTCAACTGGTCCGAAGCAAACCAGCTGAAATTCTGGTATGAGCCGGACGGAAGCAACCAAAAGCTGGTTGTTCAAATCAAGATGAGCGGCATTTCCTTCGAGGCCTATCCATCCTTGGCCGGACAGACGGCAGGTGAGATTGCGATTCCGTTCAGTGAGTTCAAGCCTGCTCCTTGGGATACCGCCAATGCGGGCCAAGTGATTACAAAGAAGTACCTGAAGGATGTCCAAACGTTCTCAATATTTGTGAACAAGAGTTCATCGGTGGCTGCTACAACTGGTACCTTGTACTTTGATGACATCCAGGCGTTCAATGACGGAACAGGCGGAGTTCCCGATGGCGGTACGGCTGCAGGGCCTCAGCTTCTGTATGGATTTGAAACGGATACTGAGGGATGGACCATTGAGTCAAACACTGCAAGTGCAGAGCCGGTGACTGTAACCTCTGAGGCTTCTACAGAAGGCGCTCAGGCACTTCGCGTTGCCTTTTCTCTTGCTGGAACTGAGTTCGAATTGACGAAAAATGTGACATTGGATTTGAGCGCTGTTGATACGCTAAGCGCAAAGGTAAAGCTTTCGAATGGAACAGCGAAGGCTCGTCTGTATATCAAGACGGGTTCCAATTGGACCTGGACAGACAGCGGACCGTTCGATGTGGACTCCACTGCATTTACCACCTTGTCGCTGCCTCTTGCCGGAATTTCCGATTTAAGTCAGGTGAGGGTCATAGGCGTGAAGTTTGACAGCTTTAGCGGATCGGGCAATACTGCGGCTTATCTCGATGAGGTACGAATTTCGACTGATAGCGTCATTCCCGAGAATCCGAATACAATCAAATTTGAGGCGGAGAGCGGCACTTTAAACGGAGGAGTAACTGTATCCACTGAAAGTGGCGGGTTTTCCGGTACAGGCTATGTAACAGGCTTTAAGACTTCCGGGGACACTTTGCAGATTCCAGTCAATCTGGAGCGTGCCGGGACGTATATGCTTGCCATCCACTACAAAACAATAGGCGGAAGTAAAGTAAATACGGTCAAATTGAACGGTACAACCCTTGCCAATTACACCTTCGCTGAAGCGGGTGTCTGGAAAGACGCTGTACTGGGACAATATGATTTTAAAGCGGGCGCCAATACGATCGAGATTGCGACTAGCTGGGGCTGGATGGATATCGACTATATTCAACTGACTGGCGGGGGAGGACCAGTGACCTCTGTGAATCTGAAGTCATCAGGAGCTTCGGGTGCGGTTGACATCCCGGTAACGCTTTATGCGCTCGCAGACAATTCGGCGGAATACCGCTTCCTGGCAAGAAAGGCAGGCGGCGAATGGGAGTATGTGAACAACTACAGCAAAAACTATTCCTATGTATGGGCGGCCCCTGGTTCAGGCGAATACGAATTGAAAGCATATGCGCGGCAAATTGGCTCCACAGCCGAATTCGATGCCGAGAGTGCGATTCTGGATTACACCGCACTGCCTGATTACACTGGCAAGCCACTTGTGAATCCGATATTCAGCAGCCAAATGGTTTTGCAGCGAGACAAGGAAGTGTCGATCTGGGGCTGGGCGGAGCCTGGAACTGAGATAAGCGTCAAGCTTGATGCAACGGCCTTCACGGGAACTGCCGATGCTAACGGGAATTGGAATGTACCGATTGGAGTCAATCAAACAGGCGATTCTCATACGATCACCGTGACAGGTGCGGGGCAGACAGTTACACTTACTGATGTTCTCTTCGGTGATGTATATCTGACATCCGGGCAGTCGAATATGGCATTTCCGATGTCCCAGGTTACCAATGCGGCAACGGAAATCAGTAATGCGAATAACCCGAACATCCGTTTCTTTACCGTTCCGCAGCTGACCAGCCGGTACCCGGTTTCCATGGTTACAAGCGAGAAGAAATGGCAGGTGGCTTCGCCGGAAACAGTACCTGGGCTTACAGCAGTAGGTTATTTCTACGCGAAGAAGCTGACAGAGGAAACAGGCGTTCCAGTCGGAATTATTTTCTCTGCGGTAGGCGGAACAAAGATCGAGAACTGGACCAGCTATGAAACGCTCGAATCCATGCCTTCTTTGGCTCAGGCTGCTTTGGACATCAAGAGCGGAGCGGCGAACATAGATACAGCAACATCTCCAACAGCACTTTATAACGGGATGATTGCGCCGGTAGCCCCTTATACGTTGAAGGGCGTACTGTGGTATCAGGGCTCGGCTAATTGGGGCGAGGCTCGTTATTACAAAGCGCTTCCTACGTTGATCAAGGATTGGCGTCAAACTTTTGGTGATGATCAATTACCGTTTACAATTGTTCAGCTTGCGGCATTCGGTACACTTCAAAGCGTTGACAATCCAGCACAACCCGATACCAACCTCGGTCAGCCGATCGTTCGGGATGCGCAGCTTCAGACAGTGCTGAACGATCCGCTTACGAGTCTGGTTGTAACGACAGATGTGGGTACGCCGGGAGATATTCATCCAACCAATAAGCGAGACGTTGGCGAACGCGCCGCAATTAGTGCGTTGGGCAAAATCTATAATAAACCTATAGAATACTCCGGGCCTATCTATCAATCTATGGAGAAATCAGGAAACAAACTGATTCTTTCCTTTGATCATGCCGGATCGGGATTAATGGCAGGAGTAAAGGTGGATTTGGTGCCGGTAACGGAAGATACGAACGGGCTTAAAGGCTTCGCGATTGCAGGTGCAGACGGCGTCTATCACTGGGCGGATGCACAAATCGTTGGCGACACGGTGGTCGTTTCTTCAGAGCAGGTCAGTGCCCCTGTTACAGTGAAATACAACTGGAATGATTCGCCAATAGGAAATCTATATAATAAAGATGGTTTGCCTGCTTCTCCTTTCAGAACCGACAATGTGTCGTATTTGTCCGTATTTGGCGGAAGCGGCTCCGGGTTCCATACACCTGGCGAAGCGGTAACCATCAAGGCACCTTCCAAGGCAGGCAAGAAATTCGACAAATGGGTTGGGGACATCGGGGCGATTGCGGACCCTCTTTCCTCCAACACGACTCTTGTCATGCCAAATGAGCATTTCACGGAAGTGGGAGCTACGTATGCAGATAGTTCGGAACAGCCGGACAGCATTATGGCATATGCCAAGGATGCAGTCTTGACGGGCGCCGGAGCAAGTTTCAGTAAAACTCCTGTCAGCCCTGACACTGAATATGCAGGAGATGGATATATCTGGTTTAGTGGGGACGGAACGGCCGATTTCACACTAAATATTCCGAGCAACGGTGAGTATGAATTGAGTTTTGGCTACTATATTCCAAACGGTTCGAAACATACATCTGTAAGTATTAATGGAGGTGCGTCCTCGGATATTACGATTCCGGATACCCAAGGTAAAGTGGCCGGGTTCTCACTGGGCAAGCAACAGCTAACGGCTGGTGCAAATGTTGTCAGCTTCGCCAAGGGCTGGGGATATTACGGAATTGAATATGTGAAGGCCGTTGCCGTTACCGAGACAGTTCCAAACAACACGATAGAGGCCGAAAGCGGTATCCTAACCGGGACAACAACAGTTGCGACTTCAATCGGCGGATATTCAGGGGACGGGTACGTAGCCTTCAAAAACGACGGTTCCATTACTCTCACATATGACGCCAAAGCTGCGGGGAATTATGATTTGGTACTAGGATACAGCTCACCTTATGGCGACAAGAAGACCCAACTGACCATCAACAGTGGAGCAGCAGTAGAGTTAAACCTTGCTTCTTCAGGCTTCTTCACAGAGAGTGAAGCGATTCCTGTCAATCTGGTTCAAGGTTCAAATACGATTCTGATCAATAGTGGCTGGGGCTATTACAACCTCGATTACATCAGACTGACCCCTTCCGTTGTTGTTGAGAATCCGAATATCATCAAATTTGAGGCGGAGAGCGGTACGTTAAATGGAGGAGTAACCGTGTCCACAGAAAGTGGCGGGTTTTCCGGTACAGGCTATGTAACAGGCTTCAAAACTTCCGGGGATACTTTGCAGATTCCGGTCAATCTGGAGCGTGCCGGGACGTATATGCTTGCTATCCACTACAAAACAGCAGGTGGAAGTAAAGTAAATCCGGTCAGCCTGAACGGTACGAGAATTGCTAATTATAACTTTGCCGAAACGAGCATCTGGAAGGATGCCATATTGGGGCAATATGACTTCACAGCGGGCGCTAATACCATCGATATTGGAACCGCTTGGGGTTGGATGGATATTGACTATATTCAACTGACTGGCGGGGGAGGGTCTGTGACCTCTGTAAATCTGAATTCAGCAGCAGGAGCTTCAGGTGCGGTTGACACTCCAGTAACGCTATATGCGCTTGCTAACAATTCGGCAGAATATCGCTTCCTGGCAAGAAAGGCAGGCGGTGAATGGGAGTATGTGAACAACTATAGTAAAAACTATTCCTATTCATGGAAAGTGCCTGAACAAGGCGAATATGAATTGAAAGCCTATGCTCGGCAAATTGGCTCCACAGCTGAATTCGATGCCGAGAGTGCGATTCTGAAATACACCGCCCTGCCTGATTATACTAGCAAGCCACTCGTGAATCCGATGTTCAGCAGCCATATGGTTTTGCAACGAGATAAGGATGTGGCGATCTGGGGCTGGGCGGATCCTGGAACTGGGATAAGCGTCAAGCTTGATAATACTACTTTCTCGGGAATTGCCGATTCAAATGGAAATTGGAAAGTATCGATAGGAGTAAACCAAACAGGCGCACCTCATACGATAACTGTGACGGGCGCGGGGAAGAACGCTACATTTACCGATGTTCTCTTCGGCGATGTGTATCTAACATCCGGGCAGTCAAATATGGCGTTTCCGATGTCCAAGGTTACCAACTCAGCAACGGAAATCAGTAATGCGAATAACCCGAACATCCGTTTCTTTACCGTTCCGCAGTTGACCAGCCGGTCTCCGGTCTCAATGGTTACAAGCCAGAAGCAATGGCAGGTTGCATCGCCGGATACGGTACCTGGGCTTACAGCAGTGGGTTATTTCTTCGCGAAGAAATTGACGGAGGAAACGGGTGTTCCAGTCGGAATTATTTTTTCTGCGGTAGGTGGAACAAAGATCGAGAACTGGACCAGCTGTGAAACGCTCGAAACCATGCCTTCTTTGGCTCAGGCTGCTCTGGACATCAAGAGCGGAGCAGCGAACATAGATACGGCAACATCGCCAACAGTTCTTTATAACGGGATGATTGCACCAGTAGCCCCGTATAAGCTGAAGGGTGTGCTATGGTATCAAGGTTCAGCCAATTGGGGTGAGTATCGTTATTACAATGCTCTTCCTGCGTTGATCAAGAATTGGCGTCAAACCTTTGATGATGAGCAATTGCCGTTTACAATTCTTCAGCTTGCAGCATACGGTGCACTTCAAAGCATTGACAATCCTGCACAACTCGAAAACAATCCCGGTGAGACGGTCATTCGGGATGCTCAGCTTCAGACGGTGCTGAACGATCCGCTTACGAGTCTGGTTGTGACGACAGATGTAGGTACGCCGGAAGACATTCACCCAACCAATAAACAAGATGTTGGCGAACGCGCCGCAATTAGTGTGTTGGGCAAATTCTATAATAAATCGATAGAATACTCCGGGCCTATCTATCGTTCGGTAGAGAAGTCAGGAAATAAACTGATTCTTTCCTTTGATCATACCGGATCGGGATTAATGGCAGGAGTTAAGGTGGATTTGGTTCCGGTAACGGAAGATTTGAACGGGCTTAAAGGCTTCGCGATTGCAGGTGCAGACGGCGTCTATCACTGGGCGGATGCACAAATCGTCGGCGACACGGTGGTCGTTTCTTCGGAGCAGGTCAGTGACCCCGTTACAGTGAAATACAACTGGAATGACTCGCCAATAGGAAATCTATACAATAAAGATGGTTTGCCGGCCTCTCCTTTCAGAACCGACAAGGTATATTATTTGTCCGTATTTGGCGGAAGTGGCTCCGGGCCCCTTACACCTGGCGAAGCGGTAACCATCAAGTCACCTACCAAGGTGGGCAAGAAATTCGACAAATGGATCGGGGATATCGGGGCAATTGCAAACCCTTTTGCCTCCAGCACGACTCTTGTTATGCCAAATAAGTATTTCACGGAAGTGGCGTCCACGTTTGTAGAGGATGATGGGCAGACGGACAGCTTAATGGCATATGCTAAGGATGCAATCCTGAACGGAGCAAGCTTCAAAAAAGTCCCTACCAGCCCTGACACCGAATATTCGGGAGATGGCTATGTCTGGTTTGGCGGAACAGACGGAACTGCCGATTTCACACTGACTGTTCCGAGCGACGGTGAGTACGAACTGAGTTTTGGTTACTATAATCCATACGTCGTAAATAAAAAAACATCTGTAAGCATAAATGGAGGTGCGTACTCGGATATTACGATTCCGAATAACGAAGGCAAAGTGGCTGAGTATTCACTGGGCAAGCTACAGCTGGTGGCTGGCGCTAATGTGATCAGCTTCGCCAAGGGCTGGGGGTATTACGGAATTGAATATGTGAAGGCGGTTGCCGTTACCAAGACAGTTCCGAACAACACGATAGAGGCCGAAAGCGGCACCTTAACCGGAACAGCAGCGGTTGCGACTTCTGTCGGCGGTTATTCAGGGGACGGATACGTAGCCTTCAAAAGCGATGGTTCCATTACTCTCAATTATGATGCCGAAACAGCGGGGAATTATGATCTGGTACTAGGATACAGCTCACCGAATGGCGACAAGAAGACCCAACTGGTTATTAACGGTGGAGCCGCAGTAAATGTAGACCTCGCTTCTTCAAGCTCATTTACAGATAGAGAAGCGATTCCTGTCAGTCTGGTTCAAGGTTTAAATACCATATTGATCAATAGCGGCTGGGGCTACTACAACATCGATTACGTTAAACTGACTCCTTCCGAGGAGGTTGTAGAACCATCGTTCCCTTCTTTGGTCTACGGATTTGAAGATCAGACATTACAGGGCTTTGCTTTAAATACTGCCAGCAATAATCAGTATAATACAGCCTTGGCTACTAATCTTTCGGTTACGAACGCTGTGTACGCACAGGGCAACTATTCAATTAAGGCAGATTTCAGCTTGGTTGCCGGCGGCGGATTGTTTCAAATCCGCCACGTAGGTCAAACCGATTTGTCCGGCGCTTCGACAATTACGGCTAAAGTGAAAATCGTACCTAGTGACGAGGGGACATCATTGGCTGGCGTAAGAGTCCATTTGTTTGCACAAAGCGGAGAGTCTTGGCAGGGCTGGACGATCTCAGATCCGTTTACAACTCAATCTGCAGTAGATGAAAATGGATTTATGACCGTTTCGCTGGATATTAGTAGCCTAACAACTTTAAATTTCATGAAAGCATTTGGACTTCAGGTCAGGACACTTTCCGGTCCAACTGGTCAAGCAACAATTTATGTGGATGAAATAACAATAAAGTAA